A genomic window from Acinetobacter chinensis includes:
- a CDS encoding cell division protein ZapA, whose amino-acid sequence MSEQIPVELRVLGHSFRLATTEDKKPELERAAQLLNEKYDDFRQKAPRMEPSKLIIMVALEMMQDVLSMNKTIQEYEHCERLLNTILEDVEQLT is encoded by the coding sequence ATGAGTGAACAGATTCCTGTAGAACTGCGTGTGCTTGGACACAGTTTCCGCCTTGCCACCACAGAAGATAAAAAACCTGAACTGGAACGTGCAGCGCAGTTACTGAATGAAAAATACGATGATTTTCGCCAGAAAGCACCTCGCATGGAACCAAGTAAGCTGATCATCATGGTTGCCCTGGAAATGATGCAGGACGTGTTATCCATGAATAAAACCATTCAGGAATACGAGCATTGCGAACGCCTGCTGAACACCATTCTTGAAGATGTAGAACAACTGACCTGA